A genomic window from Candidatus Latescibacter sp. includes:
- a CDS encoding T9SS type A sorting domain-containing protein — protein MKTKIITLVMILCALCAFSTFALQIDPGTGTRISDSTLLSPVWSPDGKWIASLGFDGKWWLQLTPSEGGATEKLYTPTPSEGYILGLTKKPCFTPDSQEVVFTYSLIDKNRGTIVNMVNGSGSIINQIPIIMAVNIKSKATRVIREEAENARYSHNGRYFAYVNYDHRAVTDPAHAEHHYSLAVYDTVTKETKYLTDNLGVRTGDFSFSSDDTYLAVYISESNGPPKIYRINLDGSNTEEISSSDNPWKLPFFSTPECSPGGGWIMYTASESTNTTRALLVYDTATKKTTPVFPISTVQNTAGTWSPDGKKFCCSLVLKSTNKGALYTYDFIEKNLGKEPVLQEVAQYIPQGFGTKLININLNAISPSDSSLYQGTKILETNQQFAVWSPDGKWIAVSTPVANMIWIVPAGGGAPINVADFTHNTVYKGYELASFGSPTVTAFTPDSQEIVYNTTIIDESRGTTVTITDEITSTGTRHFGVSVMQPINVIKAVNIYTGAIRLVMDAASWGTFSHNGKYFAYTSSITPKDPVTINILDMETKKSRIFYNGGGQPVCFNKDDSYLVAIAGPGGGYTMLPLGQGGEKKVPQYTTSMSPDDRFVIYGALAGAGVVIRLYDMVLGKTINVLPEGTEFQSWNGSFSPDGKKFCYQLISKVEPSWTRLYVRDFNPAEFSSITSVDIAKPLEFALQGNYPNPFNPSTSIQFSLAKAGKVNLTIYSVAGQKIRELFTNTEMTPGIHHVLWDGRDDLGKPVSSGVYITRLHMGGKALAGRMLLMK, from the coding sequence ATGAAAACAAAAATCATCACCCTGGTAATGATCCTGTGCGCACTCTGCGCCTTCTCAACGTTCGCTCTGCAGATCGATCCCGGAACGGGGACAAGGATCAGCGACTCGACACTACTTTCCCCGGTTTGGTCGCCTGATGGTAAATGGATTGCAAGTTTAGGTTTTGATGGGAAATGGTGGTTACAATTAACCCCATCTGAGGGAGGAGCGACAGAAAAGCTCTATACTCCAACCCCTTCCGAGGGATATATCCTTGGTTTAACAAAAAAACCCTGTTTCACTCCAGATAGCCAGGAGGTCGTGTTTACCTATTCTCTCATAGATAAGAATCGGGGAACCATTGTTAACATGGTAAATGGGAGTGGGTCAATTATTAATCAAATCCCTATAATAATGGCGGTCAACATCAAATCAAAAGCCACCCGTGTTATCCGTGAGGAAGCAGAAAACGCACGATATAGTCACAACGGCCGATATTTCGCCTATGTGAATTACGACCACCGGGCAGTGACCGATCCGGCGCATGCCGAGCACCACTACTCACTTGCTGTCTATGACACGGTTACAAAGGAGACGAAATATCTCACCGACAACCTGGGAGTTAGAACTGGAGATTTTTCTTTCAGTTCGGATGATACCTATCTTGCAGTCTATATATCAGAATCCAATGGTCCTCCTAAAATCTACCGGATCAATCTGGATGGAAGCAACACAGAAGAGATAAGCTCATCAGATAATCCCTGGAAACTACCTTTTTTCTCCACCCCGGAATGTTCTCCTGGTGGAGGCTGGATCATGTATACTGCAAGTGAATCGACCAATACTACAAGGGCATTGCTCGTATATGACACCGCAACAAAAAAAACCACACCTGTTTTCCCGATCAGCACTGTCCAAAATACCGCTGGCACCTGGTCCCCGGACGGCAAAAAATTCTGCTGCTCCCTGGTGTTAAAGAGTACGAACAAGGGAGCACTGTATACGTATGATTTTATTGAAAAAAATCTTGGCAAAGAACCGGTTTTGCAGGAAGTCGCCCAATATATTCCACAAGGTTTCGGCACAAAACTGATCAACATCAATTTGAATGCCATCAGCCCATCCGACAGCAGCCTGTATCAGGGAACAAAAATACTGGAAACAAACCAGCAGTTTGCAGTCTGGTCGCCCGATGGCAAATGGATCGCGGTGTCAACACCGGTTGCAAATATGATCTGGATAGTGCCGGCCGGTGGAGGCGCCCCGATCAACGTGGCTGATTTTACTCATAACACGGTCTATAAGGGATATGAATTGGCTAGTTTCGGCTCTCCGACCGTGACGGCTTTTACACCGGACAGCCAGGAAATTGTCTACAATACTACGATCATTGATGAGTCCAGAGGCACGACTGTCACAATCACAGATGAAATCACATCAACCGGAACCAGACATTTTGGAGTTTCTGTTATGCAGCCCATAAATGTGATAAAGGCTGTCAATATTTATACCGGCGCGATCCGCCTGGTCATGGATGCCGCATCATGGGGAACGTTTAGCCATAACGGAAAATATTTTGCATATACTTCCAGCATTACTCCTAAAGATCCCGTAACGATCAATATCCTTGATATGGAAACGAAGAAATCACGAATCTTTTATAACGGCGGAGGTCAACCGGTCTGTTTCAACAAGGATGATTCTTATCTTGTTGCAATAGCCGGACCCGGAGGGGGCTATACAATGCTGCCTTTGGGCCAGGGTGGCGAAAAAAAGGTTCCCCAATATACTACCAGCATGTCGCCTGATGACCGGTTCGTAATCTATGGAGCTCTTGCAGGGGCCGGTGTAGTCATTCGACTGTATGATATGGTCCTGGGAAAAACGATCAATGTTTTACCCGAGGGAACAGAATTTCAAAGTTGGAACGGTTCATTTTCCCCTGACGGCAAAAAGTTCTGTTATCAACTGATAAGCAAGGTTGAACCAAGCTGGACCCGCCTCTATGTCCGCGATTTCAACCCGGCGGAATTCTCTTCGATAACCAGCGTCGATATCGCCAAACCTCTTGAATTTGCCCTCCAGGGTAACTATCCCAACCCATTTAACCCTTCGACATCTATCCAATTTTCCCTTGCAAAGGCAGGGAAAGTGAATCTGACGATATACAGCGTGGCCGGCCAGAAGATACGTGAACTCTTCACGAATACCGAAATGACCCCCGGGATTCACCACGTGCTTTGGGACGGCCGCGATGATCTTGGCAAGCCAGTCTCATCAGGCGTTTACATAACCAGGCTGCACATGGGCGGGAAGGCGCTTGCAGGCCGGATGCTGCTCATGAAGTAG
- a CDS encoding DUF2442 domain-containing protein, with protein sequence MKRSFINTSTVEVTNISKHGFWILIGSEELYLPFKDFPWFQKATVSSILKVELNGEEHLYWPELDIDLTLDSIRYPENYPLISKFDA encoded by the coding sequence ATGAAACGTTCCTTCATTAACACTTCAACCGTTGAAGTGACTAACATATCAAAGCACGGTTTCTGGATACTGATCGGGAGCGAAGAGCTGTATTTACCGTTCAAGGACTTCCCCTGGTTCCAGAAAGCGACAGTGTCTTCCATTCTCAAGGTGGAACTTAATGGCGAGGAGCATCTCTATTGGCCGGAACTCGATATTGACCTTACCCTTGACTCGATTCGGTACCCGGAAAATTATCCCCTTATATCAAAATTCGATGCCTGA
- the pheS gene encoding phenylalanine--tRNA ligase subunit alpha → MSMISMDGLRGQFLRDVETVQSMKDLESVQIQYLGRKGLLAEFRKNVDFRALSEEERGALGKSFNDLKNLMENSLGEAKSRLESAATVSGPCIDLTLPGAGQSLGSLHPITLVQMELENIFMSMGFAIETGFDVETEYYNFDSLNIPFDHPAREMQDTFWLTNGMLLRTHTSANQVRALEKYGVPMKVIFPGRCFRYEAIDANHENTFYQLEGLMVDRDISVAHLISVMKTLLAEVFHREVEVRLRPGYFPFVEPGFELDIKCLICDGGGCRSCKEAGWLELLPCGLVHPNVLRYGGVDPEKWSGFAFGLGLTRLAMMKFGIPDIRLFNLGDIRMLDQFPATV, encoded by the coding sequence TTGAGTATGATATCCATGGACGGGTTGCGCGGGCAGTTTCTCCGAGATGTCGAAACTGTGCAGTCCATGAAGGATCTGGAGTCGGTTCAGATACAATACCTGGGCCGGAAAGGGCTTCTGGCGGAGTTCCGCAAGAATGTGGATTTCCGGGCATTGAGCGAGGAGGAACGGGGCGCGCTCGGCAAGAGCTTCAACGACCTTAAAAACCTGATGGAGAACTCCCTCGGTGAGGCGAAGAGCAGGCTGGAGTCGGCGGCAACAGTGTCCGGGCCGTGCATCGACCTGACCCTGCCCGGCGCCGGGCAGTCGCTCGGATCGCTCCATCCGATCACCCTGGTGCAGATGGAATTGGAGAACATCTTCATGAGCATGGGTTTTGCCATCGAGACCGGTTTCGATGTGGAGACGGAGTACTATAACTTCGACTCCCTGAACATCCCGTTCGATCACCCGGCAAGGGAGATGCAGGACACTTTCTGGCTGACCAACGGCATGCTCTTGAGGACTCATACTTCGGCCAACCAGGTTCGCGCCCTGGAAAAGTACGGCGTCCCCATGAAAGTCATTTTCCCAGGGCGGTGCTTCCGCTATGAAGCCATCGACGCCAACCATGAGAACACCTTTTACCAGCTCGAAGGTCTGATGGTGGACAGAGACATTTCGGTCGCCCACCTTATCAGCGTCATGAAAACCCTTCTCGCCGAAGTGTTCCACCGTGAGGTAGAAGTACGGCTGCGGCCGGGATATTTCCCTTTCGTGGAGCCCGGTTTCGAGCTGGACATCAAGTGTCTCATCTGCGACGGCGGGGGATGCCGTTCATGCAAGGAGGCCGGCTGGCTGGAGCTTCTCCCCTGCGGCCTCGTGCATCCAAACGTGCTCCGGTACGGCGGAGTGGACCCGGAGAAATGGAGCGGGTTTGCGTTCGGTCTGGGACTTACCCGTCTGGCCATGATGAAATTCGGGATTCCAGACATTAGGCTGTTCAATCTTGGTGATATCAGGATGCTGGATCAGTTCCCGGCGACAGTGTGA
- the pheT gene encoding phenylalanine--tRNA ligase subunit beta, producing MKLSLEWLGQYVDLADLSPKDIAYKLTMSTAEVEDVEILKRAVKGIIAGEIIEIEPIDTGDSGKLMQYVTVNTGAETFKTVCGAPNVKPGMKSAFAAPGAVIADNFLVQEQKVFGLMSRGILCSPKELGWGESHAGIIAFPDSLPKGTELASLVPEYDHVIEIDNKSITHRPDLWGHYGFAREMAAIYGRSLKPLELIDASEGNDLPPFPLRIDDREGCPGYCCLEIDGLSPAFSPVEMQYRLLAVGLRPINLLVDLTNYLMCELGQPMHSFDGERVRDIIVAPFGKIGAYQTLDSVERKMIPEDLMICDHDGPIALAGIMGGEDSEVKEGTSRVLLESANFNPARIRRTMIRLGLRTDAGVRFEKGQPPYHMALSIRRFVHLLREAGQKARLRSQLTCGGDTGEKGRLLSMDKSDLTRSIGMAIPDGRVRKILVSLGFECTINDKEILLVIPPHRSARDISIPRDIVEEVARIYGYDNIVPSMPDMKMRSGTFNTELQKQHKIRRFLSQAKGFSEVHTYSWYDDIWLKRMAYNPGETLTLVNPAAENNTRMRRELIPNLLELVEMNAVHRDTISFYEIGNVFHPALRQAQSPLNSELVEESNGFRQAMHLGGVVYQTEKIGNLQELFLRVKGTVEEICAFTNAGIPEFTASHSSAGSEPTDRALSLSNRALSLSNQALSLSNRALSLSKSAKPWTVPGSYLNIHIGDSSAGQIGYLTGNLLNLYEHLTQIVWFELLVDVLAGPTFPDVLYSEIPVYPGSWMDFSVLADKNLSYAVLGESIRKFTHPILRKVKYLYLFSGNIKGGEKGLPEGEKKISYTFRFWLGLKDRTLTGDDLSQFREFFLRYLEENGLALR from the coding sequence ATGAAACTTTCGCTCGAATGGCTCGGACAGTATGTTGACCTTGCCGACCTTTCACCAAAAGATATCGCCTATAAACTGACCATGTCCACCGCTGAGGTCGAGGATGTGGAAATACTGAAACGCGCGGTGAAAGGGATTATAGCCGGAGAGATTATCGAGATTGAACCCATCGATACCGGCGACAGCGGCAAACTCATGCAGTATGTCACTGTGAACACCGGCGCGGAAACCTTCAAAACCGTTTGCGGCGCGCCCAATGTGAAACCGGGCATGAAATCCGCGTTCGCCGCCCCCGGCGCTGTCATCGCTGACAATTTTTTAGTGCAGGAGCAAAAGGTCTTCGGCCTCATGAGCCGGGGAATCCTTTGCAGTCCGAAAGAGCTGGGCTGGGGCGAATCTCACGCCGGGATAATTGCGTTTCCGGACAGTCTGCCAAAAGGAACCGAGCTTGCCTCCCTCGTTCCCGAATACGACCATGTCATCGAGATCGACAACAAGAGCATCACGCATCGCCCCGACCTCTGGGGTCATTACGGTTTCGCGCGGGAGATGGCCGCCATCTACGGGCGTAGTCTTAAACCGCTGGAGTTGATCGATGCTTCGGAAGGAAATGACCTGCCTCCCTTCCCCCTGCGTATCGATGACCGTGAGGGCTGCCCTGGGTATTGCTGCCTGGAAATCGACGGCCTTTCTCCGGCTTTTTCGCCGGTGGAGATGCAGTACCGTCTCCTGGCGGTAGGTCTCCGGCCTATTAACCTGCTGGTAGACTTGACCAATTACCTGATGTGCGAGCTGGGGCAGCCCATGCACTCGTTCGACGGCGAGAGGGTGAGGGATATTATCGTTGCTCCCTTCGGAAAAATCGGCGCCTACCAGACACTGGACAGTGTGGAGCGGAAGATGATTCCCGAAGACCTGATGATCTGCGACCATGACGGCCCCATTGCTCTGGCCGGTATCATGGGCGGCGAGGATTCGGAGGTAAAAGAGGGGACTTCACGGGTGCTTCTGGAAAGCGCCAATTTCAATCCCGCCCGCATCCGGAGGACCATGATCCGTCTCGGGCTGCGCACCGACGCCGGAGTCCGGTTTGAAAAGGGACAGCCGCCCTATCACATGGCTCTTTCCATACGGCGTTTCGTTCATCTCCTCCGCGAGGCGGGGCAGAAAGCGAGGCTCCGCTCGCAGCTTACCTGCGGGGGTGATACCGGAGAAAAAGGCCGCCTTTTGTCCATGGATAAATCGGACCTGACTCGTTCCATCGGTATGGCGATCCCTGACGGGCGGGTGCGGAAGATTCTCGTTTCGCTCGGCTTCGAATGCACGATCAACGACAAGGAGATTCTCCTTGTTATCCCGCCGCACCGGAGTGCGAGGGACATTTCCATTCCCCGCGACATTGTCGAGGAGGTAGCCCGCATCTACGGCTACGACAATATTGTCCCGTCCATGCCTGATATGAAGATGCGGTCCGGTACATTTAATACCGAACTCCAGAAACAGCATAAAATCCGCCGATTCCTGAGCCAGGCTAAGGGATTTTCAGAGGTCCATACCTACAGTTGGTATGATGACATATGGCTCAAACGGATGGCATACAACCCGGGAGAGACGCTGACCCTGGTGAATCCCGCCGCTGAGAACAACACCCGTATGCGCCGTGAGCTTATTCCGAACCTTTTGGAACTGGTGGAAATGAATGCGGTTCACCGCGACACTATCTCATTTTATGAAATAGGCAACGTGTTCCATCCCGCTCTTCGGCAGGCTCAGAGCCCACTGAACTCTGAGCTTGTCGAAGAGTCGAATGGTTTCCGGCAAGCCATGCATCTGGGAGGAGTGGTTTATCAAACGGAAAAAATCGGGAATCTCCAGGAACTTTTCCTGCGTGTAAAAGGGACTGTGGAGGAGATATGCGCATTTACGAATGCGGGGATTCCGGAATTCACCGCCTCGCACTCTTCGGCAGGCTCAGAGCCCACTGATCGAGCACTGAGCTTGTCGAATCGAGCACTGAGCTTGTCGAATCAAGCACTGAGCTTGTCGAATCGAGCACTGAGCTTGTCGAAGTCCGCCAAACCCTGGACTGTACCAGGCTCTTATCTCAATATTCATATTGGTGATTCCTCCGCAGGGCAGATCGGGTATCTTACAGGCAATCTTTTGAACCTTTACGAGCACTTAACGCAGATTGTCTGGTTCGAGCTCCTGGTGGATGTCCTGGCCGGGCCGACTTTCCCCGATGTATTGTATAGCGAGATACCGGTGTACCCCGGTTCCTGGATGGATTTCTCCGTTTTAGCGGATAAGAATCTGAGCTATGCCGTTTTGGGGGAAAGCATAAGGAAGTTTACTCATCCGATTCTCCGAAAGGTAAAGTACCTGTATCTTTTCAGCGGAAATATTAAGGGGGGAGAAAAAGGCCTGCCGGAAGGCGAAAAAAAAATTTCCTATACATTCCGTTTCTGGCTCGGGCTGAAGGATAGAACTTTGACTGGAGATGATCTATCACAATTTAGGGAGTTTTTCCTTCGCTATCTGGAAGAAAACGGACTTGCGCTAAGATAA
- a CDS encoding endonuclease/exonuclease/phosphatase family protein, translating into MKSRFSSIVTATRNFLVSMLLWTYAGFVLFTWYVARLTPDWAVLLRVSASILNDLIWIPLGIILWSRAFMLFSGITGKSPFKSFILSFFIVTGISLFVIILPDISFKFLFIPLALTILAFIHALFTRRHGHPELVSGSILKRYVPLSLIILLTVFHYRYQMLPHRIEARSGIDIKVMSYNIYCDGGRADREKAIETIRDEGADVVCCMEFNIITDNEIFSRELGGLYPYKVLSGDPRESKSGAIILSKFPVTVEKLPDNKGNWSHRIELILAEVDMKGKKIHILNYHLKSVGHYIEYVADKKLDFKKKMDFAARNEVIFDREKYTQAKYIENLITTSSEPVILCGDLNDTPNSRAFHVLEKKYTNTFSARGWGLGATFGEERMKVKLRNKRFISFLARDVLRIDHIFVTKGMRVISAEVLSGARGSDHKPVVAVVQIK; encoded by the coding sequence ATGAAATCACGATTCAGTTCGATAGTCACCGCTACTCGAAATTTCCTCGTTTCGATGCTCCTCTGGACCTACGCCGGTTTCGTGCTGTTCACCTGGTATGTTGCCCGTCTGACTCCTGACTGGGCTGTTCTTCTAAGGGTGTCTGCCAGTATCCTGAACGACCTTATCTGGATACCTCTGGGAATCATCTTATGGAGCCGGGCGTTCATGCTCTTTTCCGGGATAACCGGTAAAAGCCCATTTAAAAGCTTTATACTCTCTTTTTTCATTGTCACTGGGATTTCTCTATTCGTTATCATTTTACCGGATATTTCATTCAAATTTCTGTTTATTCCTCTTGCGCTTACCATCCTTGCATTTATCCATGCATTGTTTACCAGGCGGCATGGTCATCCAGAACTTGTTTCAGGATCTATTTTGAAAAGGTATGTTCCGCTCTCACTGATTATTCTTCTGACTGTTTTCCATTACCGGTATCAGATGCTCCCCCATAGAATTGAGGCGCGGTCGGGTATTGATATCAAGGTCATGAGTTATAACATTTATTGCGATGGCGGACGGGCTGACCGTGAAAAAGCGATCGAGACTATCCGGGACGAAGGCGCCGATGTAGTGTGCTGCATGGAATTCAACATCATCACAGACAATGAGATATTCAGCCGTGAGCTGGGCGGTCTTTATCCTTACAAAGTGCTCAGCGGAGATCCCCGGGAATCGAAAAGCGGGGCGATAATTCTTTCAAAGTTCCCTGTTACTGTCGAAAAATTGCCTGATAACAAAGGCAACTGGAGCCACCGCATCGAACTGATTCTGGCGGAAGTGGACATGAAAGGAAAGAAAATCCATATCTTGAATTACCACCTGAAGTCTGTTGGTCACTATATCGAGTATGTTGCTGACAAAAAGCTGGATTTCAAAAAGAAAATGGATTTCGCAGCCAGAAATGAGGTGATTTTTGACCGGGAGAAGTATACCCAGGCGAAATATATCGAGAATTTGATCACCACCTCCTCGGAGCCGGTTATCCTCTGCGGTGATTTGAACGATACTCCCAACAGCCGGGCGTTTCATGTCCTGGAAAAGAAGTACACCAACACCTTTTCCGCCCGAGGCTGGGGATTGGGAGCGACCTTTGGTGAAGAGAGGATGAAGGTCAAGCTGCGTAATAAACGGTTTATTTCCTTCCTGGCTCGGGATGTGTTACGGATCGACCACATCTTTGTCACCAAAGGCATGCGGGTGATCTCCGCAGAAGTCCTGAGCGGCGCCAGGGGTTCCGATCATAAACCAGTGGTAGCGGTAGTGCAAATAAAGTAA
- the nadB gene encoding L-aspartate oxidase, which yields MPKVDFLIIGSGIAGLSFALKVAKLGRVAIITKKGDCESSTNYAQGGIASVLGNDDSPERHVADTLAAGDGICHEDMVRMVVEEGPGMIEQLITWGCRFNREPDGTLSLGREGGHTRDRIVHTDDLTGREIERALIERVKEHENITFLNNHIAVDLLTEHNVGVISKHRSFNCFGAYVLDVENARIETFMAGTTLLATGGTGQVYLHTTNPEIATGDGVAMAFRAGASVGNMEFMQFHPTTLNLPDGGSFLISEAVRGYGGILVTESGKRLMESHPMKDLAPRDIVARTIDHYLKSSGQEQVYLDITGFDPGATRARFPHIHETCLRYGIDITREQIPVVPSAHYMCGGVVTDAWGRTSISNLYAAGETAFTGLHGANRLASNSLLEAVVMADRAATAVRKERQKPQDLPEVPDWNDRGTFDPEEWVIISHDRENIRRLMWDLVGIVRSDFRLRRAMSRIALIREEVEEYYRRTRLSLELIELRNLAVSAWLIVVCARHRKESRGLHYNTDYPGRDDLLWKHDTVIRNEEILL from the coding sequence ATGCCGAAGGTAGATTTTCTGATTATAGGGTCCGGTATCGCCGGTCTTTCCTTTGCGCTCAAGGTTGCCAAACTGGGCCGGGTGGCCATCATCACCAAAAAAGGCGATTGCGAGTCTTCCACCAATTACGCCCAGGGGGGCATCGCCAGCGTCCTGGGGAATGATGATTCCCCTGAACGTCATGTCGCCGATACACTGGCTGCCGGCGACGGCATCTGTCATGAAGATATGGTGCGGATGGTTGTCGAAGAGGGCCCGGGGATGATTGAGCAGTTGATTACCTGGGGCTGCCGGTTTAACCGTGAGCCGGACGGAACCCTGTCCCTGGGAAGAGAGGGAGGGCATACCCGTGACCGGATCGTGCACACAGACGATCTTACCGGCCGTGAGATAGAGAGGGCGCTCATCGAGAGGGTGAAAGAGCATGAGAATATAACTTTTCTCAACAACCACATCGCGGTTGACCTCCTTACCGAGCATAATGTGGGGGTGATCAGCAAACACCGCTCCTTCAACTGTTTCGGCGCCTATGTCCTGGATGTTGAGAACGCCCGCATCGAGACTTTCATGGCGGGAACCACCCTTCTTGCCACCGGAGGGACCGGTCAGGTATACCTGCATACTACAAACCCTGAAATCGCCACCGGCGATGGGGTTGCCATGGCATTCCGCGCAGGCGCGAGCGTGGGAAACATGGAATTCATGCAGTTTCATCCCACTACGCTCAATCTCCCGGATGGAGGGTCGTTTCTTATATCGGAAGCGGTAAGGGGATATGGCGGCATTCTGGTGACCGAGAGCGGGAAACGCCTCATGGAGTCTCATCCCATGAAAGACCTGGCTCCCAGAGATATTGTGGCCCGGACAATCGACCATTACCTGAAAAGCAGCGGCCAGGAACAGGTGTACCTCGATATCACCGGATTCGACCCCGGCGCGACCAGGGCGCGATTTCCCCATATCCATGAAACCTGTCTCAGGTATGGTATCGACATTACCAGGGAACAGATTCCGGTTGTTCCGTCGGCGCACTATATGTGCGGAGGGGTGGTTACCGATGCATGGGGACGGACCTCCATTTCCAATCTCTATGCAGCGGGAGAAACGGCATTCACCGGCCTGCACGGCGCGAACCGTCTGGCATCCAATTCCCTTCTCGAAGCGGTGGTCATGGCGGACCGTGCCGCGACGGCGGTGCGCAAAGAGCGCCAGAAACCCCAGGATCTCCCCGAAGTGCCCGACTGGAACGACCGCGGCACTTTTGACCCGGAGGAATGGGTTATCATATCACACGACAGGGAGAATATCCGTCGTCTCATGTGGGATCTGGTCGGCATTGTGCGGAGCGATTTCCGCCTGCGCCGGGCCATGAGCCGTATCGCTCTGATCCGTGAAGAAGTCGAGGAATACTACCGCCGCACCCGGCTTTCGCTCGAGTTGATCGAGCTTCGGAACCTGGCGGTATCGGCCTGGCTTATTGTCGTATGCGCCCGGCACCGCAAGGAATCGCGGGGGCTGCACTATAATACCGATTACCCTGGCCGTGACGATCTGCTCTGGAAACATGATACCGTGATCAGGAATGAAGAGATACTTTTATAA
- a CDS encoding four helix bundle protein, producing MERSPAKSFEDLLVWQKSHRLVLGIYSFSESFPNKEMYGLISQIRRAAVSVPANIAEGFKKRGCNDKVRFMNIAQGSLEECRYYLILAKDLGYGDSINLLKQLEEVSRLLDSYSRTISAQNS from the coding sequence ATGGAACGGTCTCCCGCAAAGAGTTTTGAAGATTTGCTGGTCTGGCAGAAATCACACCGGCTGGTTTTGGGTATATATAGCTTCAGCGAATCATTCCCAAATAAGGAAATGTACGGACTGATATCTCAGATAAGGCGCGCAGCGGTTTCCGTTCCTGCGAATATTGCCGAAGGTTTCAAAAAGCGGGGCTGTAACGATAAGGTTCGCTTCATGAACATAGCACAAGGTTCTTTGGAAGAATGTCGGTACTATCTTATTCTGGCGAAAGATCTAGGATATGGGGACAGCATAAATTTGCTTAAACAGTTGGAAGAGGTGAGTAGACTCCTTGATTCATATTCCCGAACAATTAGTGCACAAAATTCCTGA